The Bombus terrestris chromosome 16, iyBomTerr1.2, whole genome shotgun sequence genome includes a region encoding these proteins:
- the LOC100652333 gene encoding 40S ribosomal protein S2 isoform X1, whose protein sequence is MADTAPAARGGFRGGFGSRGGFGTRGGGDRGGSRGRGRGGRGRGRGRGRGKEDSKEWMPVTKLGRLVKDGKIESLEHIYLFSLPIKEYEIIDKFLGVELKDEVLKIMPVQKQTRAGQRTRFKAFVAIGDYKGHIGLGVKCSKEVATAIRGAIILAKLSVVPVRRGYWGNKIGDPHTVPCKVTGKCGSVQVRLIPAPRGTGIVSAPVPKKLLQMAGIEDCYTSARGSTCTLGNFAKATYAAIAKTYAYLTPDLWHDQALRKAPYQEFADHLSKSHKVVGRQRPAEVA, encoded by the exons ATGGCGGACACTGCTCCAGCCGCGCGTGGAGGTTTTCGTGGAGGGTTTGGTTCTCGTGGAGGATTTGGTACTCGTGGAGGAGGTGACCGTGGAGGTTCAAGAGGTAGAGGCCGTGGAGGCAGAGGTCGAGGTCGTGGTCGTGGACGTGGTAAAGAAGATAGCAAAGAATGGATGCCAGTAACTAAACTTGGACGCCTTGTTAAAGATGGAAAAATAGAATCCTTAGAACACATCTATCTCTTCTCCTTGCCTATCAAAGAATATGAGATCATTGACAAATTCCTTGGAGTTGAATTGAAAGATGAAGTACTGAAAATCATGCCAGTACAGAAACAAACCAGAGCTGGACAGCGTACTCGTTTCAAG GCTTTTGTAGCTATTGGGGATTATAAAGGCCACATTGGCCTAGGTGTAAAATGCTCTAAGGAAGTGGCCACTGCCATTCGTGGAGCTATCATACTGGCTAAACTTTCAGTTGTGCCAGTACGTCGTGGTTATTGGGGAAACAAGATTGGTGACCCTCACACTGTACCATGTAAAGTTACTGGCAAGTGTGGATCGGTTCAGGTACGTCTAATTCCAGCACCAAGGGGAACAGGTATTGTATCAGCACCTGTGCCTAAGAAATTGTTACAGATGGCTGGTATAGAAGACTGCTATACCTCGGCCAGAGGATCTACTTGTACTCTTGGTAATTTTGCAAAAGCTACTTATGCAGCTATTGCCAAAACTTATGCCTACTTAACACCAGATCTCTGGCATGATCAGGCACTAAGGAAAGCTCCTTATCAAGAGTTCGCAGACCATTTGTCAAAAAGCCACAAAGTTGTGGGCAGACAAAGGCCTGCTGAGGTTGCCTAA
- the LOC100646089 gene encoding uncharacterized protein LOC100646089 — protein MIGPSSGTGGVPEHELSDNQSRVGKKRIFEDLDIESFCEEVQNGHKRYQYQEIEAPMEVVASNQVIGDTAALFSPLSAQEAVDECPVARLEVLLVDGTNCTWTTVSELESQQNMVDIAASPTTSSSSSEHRQEQVIQEIQIEETNYPIGSDYWEPVVTVPSPSMQQGKTDVSSSSQQQQQFDDQETGNLSWLLDFKLDPFIEAADEKSTVPSPKDVHSGNKTRVNGRSYGSTYVNDVKRSYNENGSSHQESNHSYSSLDNRNFASSRCNGPKKPPFTYTELIEHALRERGELTVSAIYQWISEHFPYYKSNDDRWKNSVRHNLSINPHFRKGSKAPHGAGHLWAIANRSGDPRPRQSINNFNANSSIKQMSKNTVEVENLRKNISEMNPIDEVEAATASITQQSSEEESDNVVNSVTLEHCAEEILSGIKKEVEVQYLVPMIVSNNEHESTQPNQQTQELHYPVKESDFLNPVSKEVVAEECGLISEGYLVTDLNPTTLGLNMVEPEIITPENLFGEELSFQFYELSSPSQIQSA, from the exons ATGATTGGGCCGTCCTCTGGCACGGGCGGTGTCCCGGAGCACGAGTTATCGGACAACCAGTCCCGTGTCGGCAAGAAACGCATCTTCGAGGATCTGGATATCGAGAGCTTCTGCGAGGAGGTCCAGAACGGTCACAAACGGTATCAGTACCAAGAAATCGAGGCTCCAATGGAAGTAGTGGCCTCCAACCAAGTAATAGGAGACACCGCGGCTCTATTCTCTCCGTTATCGGCCCAGGAAGCCGTCGACGAGTGTCCAGTCGCTCGATTGGAAGTACTTCTCGTGGACGGCACTAATTGCACCTGGACAACCGTCTCGGAGTTAGAATCCCAGCAAAACATGGTCGATATCGCGGCTTCACCCACCACATCCTCCTCGTCGTCCGAACACAGGCAAGAACAAGTGATCCAAGAGATTCAAATCGAGGAAACGAACTATCCTATTGGCTCTGACTATTGGGAGCCAGTTGTTACCGTTCCATCGCCTAGCATGCAACAGGGCAAGACCGATGTGTCTTCTAGTagtcaacaacagcaacaattTGATGATCAGGAGACTGGAAACCTTTCCTGGTTGCTGGATTTCAAGTTGGATCCGTTTATCGAGGCTGCTGATGAAAAGTCCACTGTACCTTCGCCCAAAGATGTTCACAGTG GGAACAAGACAAGGGTAAATGGACGTTCTTATGGATCTACTTACGTGAACGACGTGAAAAGGAGTTACAACGAAAACGGATCGTCACATCAGGAGTCGAATCATAGTTACTCTAGCCTGGATAATAGAAATTTTGCGTCTTCCCGATGTAACGGCCCAAAGAAGCCGCCTTTCACGTACACAGAGCTTATCGAACACGCTCTTCGAGAAAGGGGAGAGCTCACGGTGTCAGCTATTTATCAGTGGATCTC AGAACACTTTCCCTATTACAAAAGCAACGACGACCGTTGGAAAAATTCTGTGCGGCACAATCTCTCCATAAATCCCCACTTCAGGAAGGGATCAAAGGCACCACATGGAGCTGGTCACTTATGGGCCATTGCGAATCGCTCAGGAGATCCTAGACCTAGACAATCCATTAACAATTTTAATGCTAATTCTTCCATAAAGCAAATGAGCAAGAACACTGTTGAAGTTGAAAATCTGAGGAAGAACATCAG TGAAATGAATCCAATAGATGAAGTAGAAGCGGCAACTGCTAGCATTACGCAACAGTCTTCGGAAGAAGAGTCTGATAATGTAGTGAATTCTGTGACGCTAGAACACTGTGCTGAAGAAATCCTTAGTGGTATCAAGAAGGAAGTAGAGGTACAATATCTTGTACCTATGATAGTCTCCAACAATGAACATGAATCAACCCAACCCAATCAACAAACACAGGAGCTTCATTATCCTGTGAAAGAGAGTG ATTTCCTCAACCCGGTATCAAAAGAAGTAGTTGCAGAAGAATGTGGACTTATCAGCGAAGGTTATCTAGTCACGGACCTAAATCCTACTACTTTGGGCCTGAACATGGTTGAACCAGAAATCATTACACCTGAAAATCTTTTTGGAGAGGAGTTAAGTTTCCAGTTCTATGAATTGTCGTCTCCATCGCAAATTCAATCTGCCTGA
- the LOC100642311 gene encoding myotubularin-related protein DDB_G0290005, with protein MSVKQLIFNVPLKLRFQNIGPKCYFSKGRTIIESADEEPVVIEEKDNADLERKRNKSRLTEAHRNILLGKKPYDEPQDWFHETVKYKKRILGRYGMEALGVPAGLAWPTPGEVEDMKEYESLAHPLNIQERLQQIKEKKKMEEEALLARQAQIEKNMTTMKQLIAQVQEKVAQKQKAELEAKERRERKIEEIRRQLIAQGTMSTAKLTEAVSMAEKDEKKLKKELKKAKALEREKKLAERLLRESESNKAEEDEDETNSQQK; from the exons ATGTCTGTAAAACAGCTAATTTTCAATGTGCCATTGAAGTtaagatttcaaaatattgGTCCAAAATGTTATTTTTCAAAGGGAAGAACAATTATTGAATCCGCTGACGAGGAACCTGTCGTTATAGAAGAGAAAGATAATGCTGatttagaaagaaagagaaataaatcgAGACTTACAGAAGCACATAGGAATATATTGTTAGGGAAGAAGCCTTACGATGAACCACAAGATTGGTTTCATGAGACAGTCAAATACAAGAAACGAATATTAGGGAGGTATGGAATGGAAGCCTTAGGAGTACCTGCAGGATTGGCTTGGCCTACTCCTGGAGAAGTAGAAGACATGAAAGAATATGAAAGTCTTGCACATccattaaatattcaagaaaGATTACAAcagattaaagaaaaaaagaagatggaagAAGAGGCATTGTTAGCTAG GCAAGCGCAAATAGAAAAGAATATGACCACCATGAAGCAATTAATAGCTCAGGTACAAGAAAAAGTAGCTCAAAAGCAGAAGGCAGAATTGGAAGCTAAAGAGCGAAGGGAACGTAAGATTGAAGAGATTAGACGTCAATTGATAGCTCAAGGAACTATGTCCACAGCAAAACTAACAGAGGCAGTGTCTATGGCAGAAAAAGATGAGAAGAAGTTAAAGAAGGAACTGAAGAAAGCAAAGGCAttggagagagaaaagaaattagCAGAACGATTGCTTAGAGAATCTGAAAGTAATAAAGCAGAGGAAGATGAAGATGAAACAAATTctcaacaaaaataa
- the LOC100652333 gene encoding 40S ribosomal protein S2 isoform X2: MADTAPAARGGFRGGFGSRGGFGTRGGGDRGGSRGRGRGGRGRGRGRGRGKEDSKEWMPVTKLGRLVKDGKIESLEHIYLFSLPIKEYEIIDKFLGVELKDEVLKIMPVQKQTRAGQRTRFKAFVAIGDYKGHIGLGVKCSKEVATAIRGAIILAKLSVVPVRRGYWGNKIGDPHTVPCKVTGKCGSVQMAGIEDCYTSARGSTCTLGNFAKATYAAIAKTYAYLTPDLWHDQALRKAPYQEFADHLSKSHKVVGRQRPAEVA, translated from the exons ATGGCGGACACTGCTCCAGCCGCGCGTGGAGGTTTTCGTGGAGGGTTTGGTTCTCGTGGAGGATTTGGTACTCGTGGAGGAGGTGACCGTGGAGGTTCAAGAGGTAGAGGCCGTGGAGGCAGAGGTCGAGGTCGTGGTCGTGGACGTGGTAAAGAAGATAGCAAAGAATGGATGCCAGTAACTAAACTTGGACGCCTTGTTAAAGATGGAAAAATAGAATCCTTAGAACACATCTATCTCTTCTCCTTGCCTATCAAAGAATATGAGATCATTGACAAATTCCTTGGAGTTGAATTGAAAGATGAAGTACTGAAAATCATGCCAGTACAGAAACAAACCAGAGCTGGACAGCGTACTCGTTTCAAG GCTTTTGTAGCTATTGGGGATTATAAAGGCCACATTGGCCTAGGTGTAAAATGCTCTAAGGAAGTGGCCACTGCCATTCGTGGAGCTATCATACTGGCTAAACTTTCAGTTGTGCCAGTACGTCGTGGTTATTGGGGAAACAAGATTGGTGACCCTCACACTGTACCATGTAAAGTTACTGGCAAGTGTGGATCGGTTCAG ATGGCTGGTATAGAAGACTGCTATACCTCGGCCAGAGGATCTACTTGTACTCTTGGTAATTTTGCAAAAGCTACTTATGCAGCTATTGCCAAAACTTATGCCTACTTAACACCAGATCTCTGGCATGATCAGGCACTAAGGAAAGCTCCTTATCAAGAGTTCGCAGACCATTTGTCAAAAAGCCACAAAGTTGTGGGCAGACAAAGGCCTGCTGAGGTTGCCTAA
- the LOC100642670 gene encoding probable DNA-directed RNA polymerases I and III subunit RPAC2: MGRLAEVVSEQSSEKCKTFVFMGEGYTLGNSLVAVISQNPDVEFCACFVNHPAEGNIYLRIQAKNGKAIDILRKGLQDFEKICDHTLETFNNAYEQFKTSKDMFVDNT, translated from the exons ATGGGTCGATTAGCAGAG GTGGTTAGCGAACAATCATCCGAAAAATGTAAAACTTTTGTATTCATGGGTGAAGGTTATACTTTGGGAAATTCTTTAGTAGCAGTAATTTCGCAAAA TCCTGATGTGGAGTTTTGTGCTTGTTTCGTCAATCATCCAGCAGAAGGAAACATATACTTGAGGATTCAAGCGAAAAACGGAAAAGCTATAGACATACTAAGAAAAGGATTACAAGATTTTGAAAAGATTTGTGATCATACTTTAGAAACATTCAACAATGCTTATGAACAATTTAAGACTTCTAAAGATATGTTTGTAGATAATACATAG
- the LOC100651906 gene encoding testis-specific serine/threonine-protein kinase 1, whose product MTTLSQTSSEEAVLLARGYKFLKKLGEGAYAKVYLAEYKPESDPERNSTLACKVIDTGLAPKDFVRKFLPRELDILVKLNHPHVVHVHSIFQRRTKYFIFMRYAENGDLLEFILKNGAVAEGQARVWFRQLALGLQYLHEMEIAHRDMKCENVLLTSNFNVKLADFGFARYVIDNRGKRVLSDTYCGSLSYAAPEILRASPYNPKIADLWSLGVILYILLNKSMPFDDTDIKRLYEQQTNRKWKFRSKIAETLSEQVKKLVTRLLEPDVSKRWKLDQTLHSEWIAMDPRLLVLTPAEQTALNNAIQERKKIEEKFSTKDPKLFKVEEKKKTNNTANAKPEEVTVIKKAARVTMSSVAAGPIFKRS is encoded by the exons ATGACGACTTTGAGTCAGACTTCATCCGAGGAGGCAGTTTTATTAGCACGCGgttataaatttctaaaaaagcTGGGAGAAGGTGCTTACGCGAAG GTGTATCTGGCGGAGTATAAACCAGAATCAGATCCAGAAAGGAATAGTACTTTGGCTTGTAAAGTGATAGACACCGGGCTAGCGCCGAAAGATTTCGTCCGAAAGTTTCTTCCCCGGGAGCTCGACATCCTGGTGAAATTGAATCACCCTCACGTGGTGCATGTACATAGTATATTCCAAAGacgtacaaaatatttcatatttatgcgTTACGCTGAGAATGGCGATCTCCTGGAGTTTATACTGAAGAATGGTGCGGTTGCAGAGGGACAGGCGCGTGTATGGTTTCGACAACTTGCTCTTG GTCTTCAATATTTACACGAAATGGAGATTGCTCACAGAGACATGAAATGCGAGAATGTTCTACTAACATCAAATTTCAATGTCAAGCTTGCGGATTTCGGATTTGCTCGCTACGTGATAGATAATCGAGGTAAACGCGTTCTGAGCGATACTTATTGCGGTTCTCTATCGTACGCTGCCCCAGAGATCCTTCGTGCTTCCCCGTACAATCCAAAGATCGCGGATCTCTGGTCCCTTGGCGTCATCCTCTACATTCTTTTAAACAAATCGATGCCCTTTGACGACACTGATATCAAACGTCTGTACGAGCAACAAACAAATCGCAAATGGAAGTTCCGAAGTAAAATCGCAGAAACCTTAAGCGAACAAGTAAAGAAGCTAGTGACTCGTCTTTTGGAACCTGATGTCTCGAAACGCTGGAAGCTGGATCAGACATTGCACAGTGAATGGATTGCAATGGATCCTAGACTTCTGGTACTCACACCAGCTGAACAGACTGCTCTTAACAACGCAATACAGGAGAGGAAGAAAATCGAAGAGAAATTCTCTACGAAAGATCCT aAATTGTTCAAAGtggaggaaaagaagaaaacgaacaaCACAGCTAATGCGAAACCTGAAGAGGTCACCGTGATTAAGAAAGCTGCCAGg gtaacAATGTCTTCTGTAGCTGCTGGACCCATATTTAAACGCTCTTAA